A genomic window from Jatrophihabitans sp. includes:
- a CDS encoding extracellular solute-binding protein, with the protein MSIDRRSFLFGASGIAALTIAGCGGVRQQTSPTASSGAGSVTTQGFGKPDDVGQARIDAFKKAHPNITVRINEGDFDPQQFLSSVASGNPSDLVYLERGLIGTYAAKGALQPLDDLISELDIDTEQYRGPAMRQVTVDDKVYGIPEFYNTRNILINGKAMREAGLSPQDLSTTDWNKLHANAAKLYQAKGAKISRIGFDPKLPEFLPLWAKANGADLVNSDGSPNLDDPKTAEALAFAYSLISEQGGWSKFKAFRDTWDIFGAGNAFVKNQAVAFPWEGWYVNVLVQASPNLDLQSVPFTDRQGKPISFCDGSAWALPKGAKNAKAAVQWMKTMTATETWMQAGAARAATVAKNKSMFTGLWTANVEADHQVQDKYVKPSGRAGFDQAVSHYYASTETAFAVNSSKAGSEIKTAWTDAVNRVLAGRQAPEQAMRQAQSEASKAYSALK; encoded by the coding sequence ATGAGCATCGACCGTCGATCGTTCCTGTTCGGGGCCAGCGGCATAGCAGCGCTCACGATCGCCGGCTGTGGTGGCGTCAGACAGCAGACGAGCCCCACTGCCAGCAGCGGCGCCGGCTCGGTGACCACCCAGGGTTTCGGCAAGCCTGACGATGTCGGCCAGGCTCGGATCGACGCGTTCAAGAAGGCGCATCCGAACATCACGGTCCGGATCAATGAGGGTGACTTCGACCCGCAGCAGTTCCTCAGCTCGGTGGCCAGCGGAAACCCGTCCGACCTGGTCTACCTGGAGCGCGGCCTGATCGGCACCTACGCCGCCAAGGGAGCGTTGCAGCCACTGGATGATCTGATCTCAGAACTGGACATCGACACCGAGCAGTACCGCGGGCCGGCGATGAGACAGGTCACCGTCGATGACAAGGTGTACGGGATCCCGGAGTTCTACAACACCCGCAACATCCTGATCAACGGCAAGGCGATGCGCGAAGCCGGCTTGAGTCCGCAGGACCTGTCCACCACCGATTGGAACAAGCTGCACGCCAACGCCGCCAAGCTCTATCAGGCCAAGGGCGCGAAGATCAGCCGGATCGGTTTCGACCCCAAGCTGCCCGAGTTCCTGCCGCTCTGGGCCAAGGCCAACGGGGCTGACCTGGTGAACTCCGACGGCTCACCCAACCTGGACGACCCCAAGACCGCCGAGGCGTTGGCCTTCGCCTACAGCCTGATCTCCGAACAGGGCGGCTGGTCGAAGTTCAAGGCCTTCCGCGACACCTGGGACATCTTCGGAGCCGGCAACGCCTTCGTCAAGAACCAGGCGGTGGCTTTCCCTTGGGAAGGCTGGTATGTGAATGTGCTGGTGCAGGCGTCGCCGAACCTGGACCTGCAGTCGGTGCCGTTCACCGACCGGCAGGGCAAGCCGATCAGCTTCTGCGACGGCAGTGCCTGGGCCTTGCCCAAGGGCGCGAAGAACGCCAAGGCCGCCGTGCAGTGGATGAAGACCATGACGGCGACCGAGACCTGGATGCAGGCCGGAGCGGCTCGCGCCGCGACCGTGGCGAAGAACAAGTCCATGTTCACCGGGCTGTGGACCGCCAACGTCGAGGCCGACCACCAGGTTCAGGACAAGTACGTCAAGCCCAGTGGCCGAGCCGGCTTCGACCAGGCAGTCAGCCATTACTACGCCTCCACCGAGACCGCCTTCGCGGTCAATTCCTCCAAGGCCGGCAGCGAGATCAAGACTGCCTGGACCGATGCCGTTAACCGGGTGCTGGCCGGTCGGCAGGCTCCGGAGCAGGCCATGAGGCAAGCCCAGTCCGAGGCGTCCAAGGCCTACTCGGCGCTCAAGTGA
- a CDS encoding cupredoxin domain-containing protein — translation MGSATVPSSPATSSSAASMSSQPAAQAAVITIDKFDYSVPASVSPGAMITVENKDGEKHTVTADNADAFDVEVDGDGNTSFKAPTTPGSYPFSCIFHSNMTGVLIVK, via the coding sequence ATGGGTTCGGCGACCGTCCCCTCGTCGCCGGCCACCTCGTCATCAGCCGCCAGCATGTCGTCGCAGCCGGCCGCACAGGCGGCCGTCATCACCATCGACAAGTTCGACTACAGCGTGCCGGCATCGGTCAGCCCGGGCGCGATGATCACGGTGGAGAACAAGGATGGCGAGAAGCACACTGTCACAGCAGACAACGCCGACGCATTCGACGTCGAGGTAGACGGTGACGGCAACACCAGCTTCAAAGCGCCGACCACACCTGGCAGCTACCCGTTCTCTTGCATTTTCCACTCGAACATGACCGGTGTGCTGATCGTCAAGTGA
- a CDS encoding class F sortase: MSEKAHNGRRGRQLAAAAAIVLVAAGVIALLVGLRSQRQAPQPPPAAAVASSISPSSTPSIPAVPPAPSRSGTKSSGTPAPSTGLAKPAKPSTKGPLLPRSAPVRLDIPNLQVSSDLLQLGLNPDQTMQVPPLAKNAPAGWYKHSPTPGQLGPSVLLGHLDSAEHGPGVFFKLGALRPGDTLTVTRSDNTVAVFRTDRVVSYRKDKFPTLEVYGNTDSAQLRLITCGGKFDPSSGAYESNVVAFATLVSSRPA, encoded by the coding sequence ATGTCTGAGAAAGCGCACAACGGTCGCCGCGGCAGGCAGCTTGCTGCCGCCGCGGCGATCGTGCTGGTAGCGGCCGGGGTGATCGCGCTGCTGGTCGGCCTGCGCAGCCAACGGCAGGCGCCCCAGCCACCACCAGCTGCGGCCGTGGCCAGTTCCATCTCCCCGAGCTCAACGCCCTCGATTCCGGCGGTGCCACCTGCGCCCTCCCGCTCTGGAACGAAGTCCAGCGGCACGCCGGCACCGTCCACTGGCCTGGCCAAGCCTGCCAAGCCCAGCACCAAGGGTCCGTTGTTACCCAGGTCGGCACCCGTCCGGTTAGACATCCCGAATCTCCAGGTCAGCTCGGATCTGCTGCAGCTGGGGCTCAATCCCGACCAGACGATGCAGGTCCCGCCACTGGCCAAGAACGCCCCCGCCGGTTGGTACAAGCACTCCCCCACCCCTGGGCAGCTCGGACCCTCGGTCCTGCTCGGCCACCTGGACTCCGCCGAGCACGGCCCGGGAGTCTTCTTCAAGCTCGGCGCGCTGCGCCCCGGCGACACCCTGACCGTCACCCGTTCGGACAACACGGTCGCGGTGTTCCGGACCGACCGGGTGGTGTCCTATCGCAAGGACAAGTTCCCGACCCTCGAGGTGTACGGCAACACCGACAGCGCTCAACTGCGCCTGATCACCTGCGGCGGCAAGTTCGATCCCAGTTCCGGCGCCTATGAAAGCAACGTCGTCGCCTTCGCCACCCTGGTGTCCAGCCGACCGGCCTAG
- a CDS encoding methyltransferase domain-containing protein, whose amino-acid sequence MTEADPMTDEFDTMAAWTAEAVAELGSDHAIPAACRGSGSPAALEWLAGRLRLQPGTRLLDCGAGVGGPAELVARRYQVAPVLAEPMIHACRASARLFGRPVVVAAGDRLPFATGVFDAVWSLGVLCTVRDQAGLLAELRRVSRPGARVGLLVFLRTVARLPEQPEGNHFLTAEELDALLAGVGLAVLEHAELADFADPEPEWQAAADRVEAVIERRHGSDHRWQNARSQEQVIGQLISEDLVAGRLLVLDPAG is encoded by the coding sequence ATGACCGAAGCCGATCCGATGACCGACGAATTCGACACCATGGCTGCCTGGACGGCCGAGGCGGTCGCCGAGCTGGGATCAGATCACGCGATACCGGCTGCCTGCCGGGGCAGCGGCAGCCCGGCGGCCCTGGAGTGGCTGGCCGGCAGGTTGCGGCTGCAGCCGGGAACCCGCCTGCTCGACTGCGGCGCCGGGGTGGGCGGCCCTGCCGAGCTCGTCGCGCGGCGGTATCAGGTGGCGCCGGTGCTCGCCGAGCCGATGATCCATGCCTGCCGCGCATCGGCCCGGCTGTTCGGCCGTCCGGTGGTGGTGGCTGCCGGTGACCGGTTGCCTTTCGCGACAGGGGTGTTCGACGCGGTCTGGAGCCTCGGCGTGCTGTGCACCGTGCGGGACCAGGCCGGCCTGCTGGCTGAGCTGCGGCGGGTCAGCCGGCCCGGGGCGCGGGTGGGCCTGCTGGTCTTCTTGCGCACGGTGGCCCGGCTGCCCGAGCAACCGGAGGGCAACCACTTTCTGACTGCCGAGGAGTTGGACGCCTTGCTGGCCGGCGTCGGCCTTGCGGTCCTCGAGCACGCCGAGCTGGCCGACTTCGCCGACCCGGAGCCGGAGTGGCAGGCGGCGGCCGACCGGGTCGAGGCGGTGATCGAGCGCCGGCACGGCTCGGATCACCGCTGGCAGAACGCCCGGAGCCAGGAGCAGGTGATCGGCCAGCTCATCTCCGAGGACCTGGTGGCCGGCCGGCTGCTGGTACTCGATCCGGCCGGCTGA
- a CDS encoding alpha/beta fold hydrolase, with amino-acid sequence MSFDTDSPPAPAGKPANRRWGRTAIGALVAASALLVSGAVADAGGASKNPNKSQAALAKAKHGKALGQVKFSLAEFNNTFSQGMVPVEGVNLHYVKGGKGPALVLLHGWPETSWAWHKVMPELAKTHTVIAFNLPGLGKSSIPADGYDAAHTARRIHQGVQALGYDKIQLMGHDLGALVAYPYAKQFPNSVSRMAVLETPLNGFGLESVYGLSFHFGLNGAAKPIPENIVDDGDVSTYLGMLFNDSRHPEGIDKEVYYRAYSSDARRSAGYEYYRAFPANAQYNQANASPQVTLPVMAMGAQYVFGPGVAASFRAVASDVREVVAPDSGHFIPEEVPAFLIACAGYFFGEPSVTPPAELANCKA; translated from the coding sequence ATGTCGTTCGATACAGATTCACCCCCTGCGCCCGCAGGCAAGCCGGCCAACCGGCGCTGGGGCCGCACCGCCATCGGGGCGCTCGTCGCCGCCTCGGCCCTGCTGGTCAGCGGCGCCGTCGCCGATGCCGGTGGCGCGTCGAAGAACCCGAACAAGAGCCAGGCTGCCCTGGCCAAGGCCAAGCACGGCAAAGCGCTGGGTCAGGTCAAGTTCAGCCTGGCCGAGTTCAACAACACCTTCAGCCAGGGAATGGTCCCGGTCGAGGGCGTCAACCTGCACTACGTCAAGGGTGGCAAGGGTCCTGCGCTGGTGCTGCTGCACGGCTGGCCCGAGACGTCCTGGGCCTGGCACAAGGTGATGCCCGAGCTCGCCAAGACCCACACCGTGATCGCCTTCAACCTGCCCGGCCTGGGTAAGTCGAGCATCCCGGCCGACGGGTATGACGCGGCGCACACCGCCCGCCGGATTCACCAGGGCGTTCAGGCGCTGGGTTACGACAAGATCCAGCTCATGGGGCACGACCTCGGCGCGCTGGTGGCCTACCCCTATGCCAAGCAGTTCCCGAACAGCGTGAGCCGGATGGCGGTGCTCGAGACGCCGCTGAACGGATTCGGCCTGGAGAGCGTCTACGGCCTGAGCTTCCACTTCGGCCTGAACGGCGCGGCCAAGCCCATCCCGGAGAACATCGTCGACGATGGGGATGTCTCGACCTACCTCGGCATGTTGTTCAACGACAGCCGGCACCCTGAGGGGATCGACAAGGAGGTCTACTACCGGGCCTACAGCAGCGACGCTCGCCGCTCCGCCGGTTACGAGTACTACCGGGCCTTCCCCGCGAACGCCCAGTACAACCAGGCCAACGCCTCACCGCAGGTCACCCTGCCGGTGATGGCGATGGGCGCGCAGTATGTCTTCGGACCGGGCGTCGCCGCCTCGTTCCGGGCAGTGGCGAGTGACGTCCGTGAGGTCGTGGCACCGGATTCGGGTCACTTCATCCCCGAAGAGGTTCCGGCCTTCCTGATCGCGTGCGCCGGATACTTCTTCGGTGAGCCGTCGGTGACGCCGCCGGCAGAACTGGCCAACTGCAAGGCCTGA